ATAAACCAGAGAATGTTGTCAGTGAAATGTTAGAAGGATTATTAATAGCTCATTCTGACTTATTAAAATCGGTTGAGAATAATCCAAAGAACCTTGCCAGAAAAGATGCACCTGTACAAGATAAAGTTGCTATTGTTTCCGGCGGAGGGTCTGGCCATTTACCGCTGTTCCTGGGCTATATTGGAAAAGGAATGCTTGATGGGGTGGCAGTAGGAGAAATATTTGCTTCTCCGAGTTCCAAACAAATATTCGATATTACAAAAGAAGTAAACAGTGGAAAAGGCGTTCTTTATTTATACGGGAATTACGGCGGCGACGTTATGAACTTTGATATGGCTGCAGAAATGGCGGAAATGGAAGATATCGAAACCGCTACAGTAATCGGCACAGACGATGTAGCCTCTATGCCAAAAGGACAAGAAGATCAGCGCAGAGGGGTAGCCGGTTTATTTTACCTTTATAAATTGGCTGGTGCTAAAGCGGAAGAAGGAGCTTCCTTAGAAGAAGTAGCAGAAGTCGCGAAACGAGCCAACCAATCTGTCAGAACAATGGGTGTAGGATTGAGTCCATGTATATTGCCGGAAGTAGGGAGACCGTCATTTACAATAGAAGAAGGACACATGGAAATTGGTATGGGAATCCATGGGGAGCCTGGCTATTATAAAGGGGAAATACAAACAGCTGACGAAGTCGCTGAGACCATCGTTTCCAAGATTTCCAGTGATTTATCATTAGAAGCAGGAAATGAAGTTTCTGTTTTAGTAAATGGACTTGGAGCAACCCCATTAGAAGAGCAATATATTATTTTTCGTAAGGTGAGCAATATATTCCAAGAAAAAAATATCACGATGGATAAAGTATATATAGGGGAATATGCGACTTCTCTGGAAATGGCCGGTTTATCAATCTCTGTGTTGAAATTAGATGACGAGCTCAAGAGACTTTTAAATACACCGTATACGACACCTTTCCATGTTCAAGTTTAGAGAGGAGATGATGAGGAATGGGACGTAAATTAGATGTACAGGATATGAAAAATATATTTGTCGAAATAAAAACCATTATGGAAGAACAAAAAGATTACTTATGTGAATTAGATGGAGCGCTTGGTGATGGGGACATTGGTTTGACAGTGACAAAGGGATTTAAATCTATCATAGACGAAACAGCAAATATGGATGTAACAGATATCGGATTGTTTGTGAAAAAGAGCGGTTTTACCTTAGCTGAAGCGGTGCCTTCAACTATTGGAACTATTTTAGCATCAGCACTGATGCAAGCTGGAAAAGCGTTAAAAGAGAAAGAAGAACTGGACACGTCCGACGTTGCTTTGTTTTTTAAAGGCATGATTGAAGGAATCCGCAAACGCGGCAAGGCTGAATTAGGTGATAAAACCATTTTAGATTCTTTATATCCTGCAGTGGATGCGTTAGAAGAATCTGTTAACCAGGGACTTTCATTGGAGGAAGCGGCAGCTGCTGCTTATCAAAAGGCAATGGACGGTGCTGAAAATACAAAAAATCTGCAATCGAAACATGGAAGAGCAGAACGCTATTTTGAAAAGTCTATTGGACATCAGGATCCTGGTGCAACAGTCGGCGCGCTTATCGTAAAAGGATTTGATGTGTACTTGAACAAAGGTTAACCAAATACCTTAGAGGCAAAAAACAAGGGGAAGCAGCTGTGACATCACGGCTCCCCTTGTTTTTTGTTTGTAAAAAGTAATGAAATACCGATATTGTACAGGTGTAAGCTACATGAATAGCTGAAGAACAATAAAATGACGTTCAACACCAAAATGTAAACAAACATTTTTTTGCAGTATTTGTAGTAATTTCGGGTAGAATAAAAGAGAGGATACAAGTTATGATGAAACGGAAACACAGGGTAAGCAGCTGCCTTGTAGAAGCCGGCAATATATTGATGAGCATTTTCATTCTTTCGTTCTCGTTTTTGTTCAAAATAGAGTAAATCGGGTATGATAAAGAAAAAAGGGTAACGGAAAGAAGGTAAATAAAATGATAATATCCCAAGTGATGCAATTAATAACTGGTATCTTTGAAGGATTATTAGGAATTCCGCTTTTTGGCGGCGTGTACATTATGGGATCCGGATATACACCACTATTTGTTATGTTAATTCTTCATATTATTACATTATTCCTCGCTAACCGTGATGGACGGTGGATAGCAGGTAGTATTTTAGGTATTGTGACAAGCATTATCGGCTTTATTCCTTTAGTAGGTATGGTGCTGCATTGGGCTACTTGTATTGTCTTAATTATATCCGTGTTCCAACCGAAAAGGTATTAAAAACAAATAAAAACCATCCTGCTTGATTGAACGAAGCAGGATGGTTTTTTAATATAGGGAAACGGATTTCCCGATGAAAATTTCATTATCCGATGATAATACTTATTCCGGCCACCAATGGAAGCCATCTTTTTCTAATAATTCATCAGCAGCTTTTGGCCCCATTGAACCGGACGCATAGTTTGGAAAGTCTGGCTTTTCATTAGACCAGCTTGCTAAAATACGGTCAACAAATTCCCAGGATAACGCGACTTCATCCCAATGTGTAAAGTTGGTTGCATCGCCAATCATGCTATCATAGAGCAGTTTTTCATAAGCTTCCGGCGTATTGATACCGGAAGCGGCGTCCTGATGATAAGCAAGTTGAATAGGCTCGGTTAAATTGCCATTTCCGGTTTTCTTGGCATTCAGATGCAGGGTTATCCCTTCATTCGGTTGAATATTGATGACAAGCAAGTTCGGATTGCGTAAATCATCTTTTTTATGATACAGATTCATAGGAATATCTTTAAATTCCACGACAATTTTTGTTGACTTTTCCTTCATTCGTTTTCCTGTACGGATATAGAATGGAACACCGGCCCAGCGATAGTTATCAATAACCAGCTTTCCTGCAACAAATGTTTCCGTAGCAGAATCCTTTAAAGCATCCGCTTCATCTTGATAACCAATTACGTTCTCACCGTCGATTTCCCCGGCACCATATTGTCCACGGACAAAATATTTACTTACTTTTTCTTCTTCAATCGTACGTAATGCACGCAATACCTTAATTTTCTCTGAGCGGATTTCTTCTGTGCTCAGATTAATTGGAGGCTCCATCGCAAGCAAGGCGACCATCTGCAGCATATGATTCTGGATCATATCTCTGGTTGCGCCGGATGTATCATAATAATGTGCGCGCTCTTCTACACCAAGCGTTTCGCTGCTGGTTACTTGAATATTATTGATAAATTGGTTATTCCATAAGTGTTCAAAGATGCCATTCGCAAAACG
The nucleotide sequence above comes from Oceanobacillus timonensis. Encoded proteins:
- a CDS encoding dihydroxyacetone kinase subunit DhaK translates to MKKFINKPENVVSEMLEGLLIAHSDLLKSVENNPKNLARKDAPVQDKVAIVSGGGSGHLPLFLGYIGKGMLDGVAVGEIFASPSSKQIFDITKEVNSGKGVLYLYGNYGGDVMNFDMAAEMAEMEDIETATVIGTDDVASMPKGQEDQRRGVAGLFYLYKLAGAKAEEGASLEEVAEVAKRANQSVRTMGVGLSPCILPEVGRPSFTIEEGHMEIGMGIHGEPGYYKGEIQTADEVAETIVSKISSDLSLEAGNEVSVLVNGLGATPLEEQYIIFRKVSNIFQEKNITMDKVYIGEYATSLEMAGLSISVLKLDDELKRLLNTPYTTPFHVQV
- the dhaL gene encoding dihydroxyacetone kinase subunit DhaL, with amino-acid sequence MGRKLDVQDMKNIFVEIKTIMEEQKDYLCELDGALGDGDIGLTVTKGFKSIIDETANMDVTDIGLFVKKSGFTLAEAVPSTIGTILASALMQAGKALKEKEELDTSDVALFFKGMIEGIRKRGKAELGDKTILDSLYPAVDALEESVNQGLSLEEAAAAAYQKAMDGAENTKNLQSKHGRAERYFEKSIGHQDPGATVGALIVKGFDVYLNKG
- the zwf gene encoding glucose-6-phosphate dehydrogenase; its protein translation is MSETIQPKATIVIFGATGDLANRKLYPSIYRLYKSGKLDENFAVIGLARRGWNNDIIREKVAQSIQGLVSEDEDVSEFTSHFYYKSFDVTSTESYNDLKFMVESLEREYRTEGNRLFYLAMAPDFFGTIANQLKDHGLKETSGWTRLVIEKPFGHDLPSAEKLNQELQAAFNEDQIYRIDHYLGKEMVQNIEVIRFANGIFEHLWNNQFINNIQVTSSETLGVEERAHYYDTSGATRDMIQNHMLQMVALLAMEPPINLSTEEIRSEKIKVLRALRTIEEEKVSKYFVRGQYGAGEIDGENVIGYQDEADALKDSATETFVAGKLVIDNYRWAGVPFYIRTGKRMKEKSTKIVVEFKDIPMNLYHKKDDLRNPNLLVINIQPNEGITLHLNAKKTGNGNLTEPIQLAYHQDAASGINTPEAYEKLLYDSMIGDATNFTHWDEVALSWEFVDRILASWSNEKPDFPNYASGSMGPKAADELLEKDGFHWWPE